The genomic stretch GATATTGTAAATATCATCGATGCCGCCAAAGTGGATGCCAACGGTAAAAAAGTGAAAGGCGGTGCCTACCCGCTGATTATCACCTATACCGGTAACGAAGACAGTCTGATCAACGCGGCAGCCGCCAACATTTGCGGTCAGTGGAGCAAAGATGCTCGTGGCGTGGAAATCAAAGACTTCACCAAAGGCATCACCATCATCGGTGCCAACGGTTCTTCCGCGAACTTCGGTATCTGGATAGTCAACTCCTCCGATGTTGTGGTACGCAACATGCGTCTCGGCTACATGCCAGGCGGCGCTCAGGATGGCGACATGTTCCGTATCGACAACTCGCCGAACGTCTGGCTGGACCATAACGAGCTGTTTGCGGCAAACCACGAATGTGACGGTACCAAAGACGGCGACACCACCTTTGAATCCGCCTTCGACATCAAAAAAGGTGCTACTTACGTCACCATCTCCTACAACTACATCCATGGTGTGAAGAAGGTCGGTCTGGCGGGCTTCAGTTCTTCTGACAGCGCTGAACGCAACATCACCTACCATCACAACGTTTACAACGACGTTAACGCCCGTCTGCCGTTGCAACGCGGTGGTAATGTCCATGCGTACAACAACCTGTACACCAATATCACCAGCTCTGGCCTGAACGTCCGTCAGAATGGCAAAGCGCTGATCGAAAACAACTGGTTCGAAAATGCGGTAAGCCCGGTAACCTCACGCTATGACGGCAGCAATTTCGGTACCTGGGTACTGAAGAATAACAACATCACCAAACCGGCCGATTTTGCGACTTACAACATTACCTGGACAGCCGACACCAAGGCTTACGTCAACGCCGACAGCTGGACGTCCACCGGCACCTACCCGACTGTGCCTTACAGCTACAGCCCGGTTAGCGCCCAGTGCGTGAAGGACAAACTGGCTAACTACGCCGGTGTTGGCAAAAACCTGGCAACACTGACCAGTGCAGCCTGTAAGTAATACGCTCCCGTCAGCCTGACTGACCTCTGGAACGTCCTGCGCCCGGCAAAACCGGGCGCAGGACGCATGATTGATTCAGGGCGGGAGAGCCATCATTACTCACCCGCCTTTTGTTTGACAGCACCTTGCTATCAGACCGAACACGCCCCGGCATAGGGATCAAGCCATCATGAAACATACCCTTTTATTTACATTGCTATTCAGTACCTGCGTGCTGACTGCTCAGGCCGCCAGCACCGCCGCCCCTGACCTGAAAGGATTCGGTACCGAGACGGTAGCCGGCAGCGGCGGCAAAGTTATCCGCGTCACCACGCTGGCTTCCAGCGGTGCCGGCTCGCTGCGCGAAGCATTGGCCACCAAAGGCCCGCGAGTTATCGTGTTCGAAGTGGGCGGTATTATTGACCTCAACGAGCAGGACATTCGGCTCGCCGAGCCTTACGTGACCATTGCCGGGCAAACCGCGCCGTCACCCGGTATTACCCTGGTCAAGGGTGGCATGATGATCACCACCCATGATGTCCTGATGCAGCATATCCGTTTCCGCATTGGTGATAACGGTCACGCCAAGAAGAGTGGTTTTGAGAAAGACGTATCGTTGTATGGACCGAATGCCTACAACGTCGTCGTGGATCACTGTAGCTTTGCCTGGGGTACGGATGAAAACCTGTCGGTTTCAGGCCCGCGTTACGACGGCCAGTCCGGCACCGCCCATAACGTTACCTTCTCGAATAACATTATTGCGGAAGGTCTGTACGACTCCAGCCACTCCAAAGGCATCCACTCGATGGGAACGCTGGTGCACGATAACGTGACCAACGCGGCGATCATCGGCAACCTGTATGCCCATAACAATGAACGCAACCCATGGTTTAAAGGTGCAACCACCGGCGTTGTGGTCAACAACCTGATCTACAACCCAGGAATTTGGGGTATCCGCATCGGGGCGATACAAAGCGAGTGGGAAGGCCGCTCTTTGCCGGTGAACGCCAAAGTCGCGATCGCCGGTAACGTGATGTATTACGGTGCCAACACCAAATCCGATCTCTCACTGGTCGGCAGCAATACCACTGGCGGCGATGTCTGGATGAGCGACAATCTGGCTTTCGATAAAGCAGGCAAAGCCGTCGCGCAGACCTCCGGTACCGGCATTAACCTGCTGAAGTCCGCCCCCGTTTGGCCCACCGGGTTGACGGCGCTCAGTCCCTCGTCGGTAGCCAATCAGGTAACGCAGCACGCCGGTGCGCGACCGAAAGACCGCGACGCGGTGGACAAACGCATCGTTAGCGATTTCCAGAAACGTAGCGGTACCTTCGTCAACAGCCAGAGCGAAGTCGGTGGTTATCCCACCGCGACCGCGACTACGCGTACATTGACGGTACCATCCAGCGGTGTGGACAGTTGGCTGCAACAAATGGCGAAAGACCTGGAATAACCCCCCACCCGAATGCATTACCAACGCGTTAAAAAATAGAAGGGAACCTGCTGCAGGTTCCCTTTTTTCTGTTGGCATAACGCGCTTATACCCTAAATAATTCGAGTTGCAGGAAGGCGGTAAGCGAGTGAATCCCGATGAGCTTACTCAAGTAAGTGATTCGGGTGAACGACAACTCTGCCGGGAGCAGAGTTGAACGCAGCGTGCTGCGGCCCTGAAAGGGCGAGGCCCAGGGATGGGCCGAGTAATGCAACCAACACACCTGCAACTTGAAGTATGACGGGTATATTGACAACAACCATCGCTAAACCGTATATCAATACTATCAAACACAGCGACACAGACCGACATCGCAAAAACAGACACACAGCAAAACAGGCCGGACAGGTCATCATCAGGATGACGATGCCATTGCGTTGCCGAACGACATCCTATTCGGCCCTCCTGATCCTCACCCTAGTCGGGCACTATTCCGCCACGCTACGCGGTATCCTGCCATCGGACGGCAATAAACAGGCAAGCAACGAGTACAGACGTTCAGACACGCTTTTTATATCGTGTGCCTGCCTTGTCATGCTCCTGTACTGCAAATTCACTATATTTGGATTTGCTACTGTGTCGGTATCAATAAAGCCGACCGCAGTAAGGAAGAAGAATAAAATCTAACTGATATTCCGCTGAGCATTCACGAATAACAACGAATGCCAGTGACAGTCACTTTTTGCTTTTTTTTATTTTGAGGTGATACATGCGAGTCGATGTCCCCACAATGTTCATGATGATCATCGTCTCAAGTTTTGCCCTGGCCCTGTGTGTGCGCTGGGCAGCGCATAACC from Dickeya zeae NCPPB 2538 encodes the following:
- the pelB gene encoding pectate lyase PelB; translated protein: MKSLITPIAAGLLLAFSQSSLAADTGGYTKTDGGNVTGAVSKTAASMQDIVNIIDAAKVDANGKKVKGGAYPLIITYTGNEDSLINAAAANICGQWSKDARGVEIKDFTKGITIIGANGSSANFGIWIVNSSDVVVRNMRLGYMPGGAQDGDMFRIDNSPNVWLDHNELFAANHECDGTKDGDTTFESAFDIKKGATYVTISYNYIHGVKKVGLAGFSSSDSAERNITYHHNVYNDVNARLPLQRGGNVHAYNNLYTNITSSGLNVRQNGKALIENNWFENAVSPVTSRYDGSNFGTWVLKNNNITKPADFATYNITWTADTKAYVNADSWTSTGTYPTVPYSYSPVSAQCVKDKLANYAGVGKNLATLTSAACK
- the pelZ gene encoding pectate lyase PelZ codes for the protein MKHTLLFTLLFSTCVLTAQAASTAAPDLKGFGTETVAGSGGKVIRVTTLASSGAGSLREALATKGPRVIVFEVGGIIDLNEQDIRLAEPYVTIAGQTAPSPGITLVKGGMMITTHDVLMQHIRFRIGDNGHAKKSGFEKDVSLYGPNAYNVVVDHCSFAWGTDENLSVSGPRYDGQSGTAHNVTFSNNIIAEGLYDSSHSKGIHSMGTLVHDNVTNAAIIGNLYAHNNERNPWFKGATTGVVVNNLIYNPGIWGIRIGAIQSEWEGRSLPVNAKVAIAGNVMYYGANTKSDLSLVGSNTTGGDVWMSDNLAFDKAGKAVAQTSGTGINLLKSAPVWPTGLTALSPSSVANQVTQHAGARPKDRDAVDKRIVSDFQKRSGTFVNSQSEVGGYPTATATTRTLTVPSSGVDSWLQQMAKDLE